The Raphanus sativus cultivar WK10039 chromosome 2, ASM80110v3, whole genome shotgun sequence genome includes a region encoding these proteins:
- the LOC108841002 gene encoding uncharacterized protein LOC108841002, whose product MTKPTFEFRSMEAEKAEAMRRYNNQRYFRYTIRTCAVALLFYLWFPTVTMSLIAVGDWFYRTGAVIVTNRTVVFVSANLLVALVFLLSRDRDEESSSKPDLYDQYTSSSSAVIVTVPAVVEEVVREEETVAALVEEVAAEKQTVAAVVEEVAAEKQIVPVVIEEKVAVEAVTTESKRTYRRTKSERKKKVNRRATEFRRTESANSAIERLNSEEFRLKVEAFIMEKKRCLVQEHSSLSGLELVGADSSYGSY is encoded by the coding sequence atGACGAAGCCAACGTTTGAGTTCCGTAGCATGGAGGCGGAGAAAGCAGAAGCGATGAGGAGATACAACAACCAAAGATACTTCCGTTACACTATACGAACATGCGCCGTTGCTTTACTGTTTTACTTGTGGTTTCCCACAGTGACTATGTCACTAATAGCCGTCGGCGACTGGTTTTACCGAACCGGAGCGGTTATCGTAACCAATCGTACCGTCGTCTTCGTCTCCGCAAACTTGCTCGTCGCTTTGGTTTTCCTTCTATCTCGCGATCGCGACGAAGAGAGTAGTTCCAAACCGGATCTATACGATCAGtacacctcctcctcctccgccgtgATCGTAACCGTCCCGGCGGTTGTGGAGGAGGTAGTTAGGGAGGAGGAAACCGTTGCGGCGTTGGTCGAGGAGGTGGCTGCGGAGAAGCAAACCGTTGCGGCGGTTGTTGAGGAGGTGGCTGCGGAGAAGCAAATCGTTCCGGTGGTTATCGAGGAGAAGGTGGCTGTGGAGGCAGTTACAACAGAGTCAAAGAGAACGTACAGGAGGACAAAGtctgagaggaagaagaaggttaaCCGGCGGGCGACGGAGTTTAGAAGGACAGAGTCGGCGAACTCGGCGATAGAGAGGTTGAACAGCGAGGAGTTTCGTTTGAAGGTGGAAGCATTTataatggagaagaagagatgtCTTGTTCAAGAGCATAGTTCTTTATCTGGACTTGAGCTTGTTGGTGCTGACTCTAGCTATGGATCGTACTAA
- the LOC108843603 gene encoding ornithine transcarbamylase, chloroplastic, translated as MAAMASHVSTPRSPALSLSSSSSTTLTRFSAVSLSSPATFSSLRLRVSCQASSVTSPTTSDVKGSCDLKDFLAIDDFDTETIKKILDKASEVKALLKSGERNYLPFKGKSMSMIFAKPSMRTRVSFETGFFLLGGHALYLGPDDIQMGKREETRDVARVLSGYNDIIMARVFAHQDILDLANYSSVPVVNGLTDHNHPCQIMADALTIIEHIGQVEGTKVVYVGDGNNMVHSWLELASVIPFHFVCACPKGFEPDKERVLKAEQAGLSKIEIVHDAKEAVIGADVVYSDVWASMGQKDEAEYRRKAFLGFQVDEALMKLAGPKAYFMHCLPAERGVEVTNGVVEAPYSIVFPQAENRMHAQNAIMLHLLGF; from the exons ATGGCGGCTATGGCTTCTCACGTCTCGACGCCACGATCACCTGCTCTTTCCCTCTCCTCTTCATCGTCCACCACTCTTACTCGCTTCTCCGCCGTATCACTCTCTTCTCCGGCGACCTTCTCCTCCCTCCGCCTTCGTGTCTCCTGCCAAGCCTCCTCCGTCACTTCCCCCACAACTTCCGATGTGAAAG GAAGTTGTGACCTGAAAGACTTTCTGGCCATAGATGATTTTGACACAGAGACCATCAAAAAGATCCTAGACAAGGCCTCAGAGGTCAAAGCCCTGCTCAAGTCAGGGGAGAGGAACTATCTGCCTTTCAAAGGCAAGTCCATGTCTATGATCTTCGCAAAGCCCTCCATGAGGACTCGTGTTTCCTTCGAGACTGGCTTCTTCTTGCTTGGTGGACATGCCTTGTATCTTGGTCCCGATGACATCCAGATGGGCAAGAGGGAGGAGACTCGCGACGTTGCTCGTGTTCTGTCGGGATATAATGACATCATTATGGCCCGTGTCTTTGCTCATCAG GACATTCTTGATTTGGCTAACTACTCGAGTGTACCAGTTGTCAACGGTCTGACAGATCATAACCATCCTTGTCAGATTATGGCTGATGCCCTCACAATCATTGAGCACATTGGTCAAGTCGAAGGGACAAAG gTTGTTTATGTTGGAGATGGGAACAATATGGTTCACTCATGGTTAGAATTGGCATCAGTTATTCCTTTCCACTTCGTCTGCGCTTGCCCAAAAGGGTTTGAGCCAGACAAAGAGAGAGTTCTAAAGGCAGAACAAGCTGGTTTAAGTAAGATAGAGATCGTGCATGATGCTAAAGAAGCTGTGATAGGAGCTGATGTTGTGTACTCAGACGTATGGGCCAGTATGGGCCAAAAGGATGAAGCTGAATACCGCCGAAAAGCATTCCTAGGATTCCAG GTGGATGAAGCTCTTATGAAGTTGGCTGGACCAAAAGCCTATTTCATGCATTGTTTGCCTGCAGAAAGAGGAGTTGAGGTGACCAATGGAGTCGTGGAAGCTCCTTATTCCATTGTCTTCCCACAGGCTGAGAATCGTATGCATGCTCAAAATGCTATAATGCTTCATTTGCTTGGCTTTTGA
- the LOC108843573 gene encoding glutathione S-transferase DHAR2, whose translation MAALEICVKAADGAPDVLGDCPFSQRVLLTLEEKKLPYKIHLINVSDKPQWFLDISPEGKVPVIKLDGKWVVDSDVIVGIIEEKYPEPSLKTPPEFTSVGSKIFGAFVTFLTSKDPNAGSDKALVNELETLENHLKSHPGPFVAGEKLTGADLSLAPKLYHLEIALGHYKKWSVPESLTHVRSYANALFSRESFEKTKARKEFVVAGWASKVNK comes from the exons ATGGCGGCTCTCGAGATCTGCGTGAAGGCTGCTGATGGTGCTCCTGATGTTCTCGGTGACT gCCCGTTCAGCCAACGTGTTCTTCTGACCCTCGAAGAGAAAAAACTTCCTTACAAGATCCATCTGATTAACGTCTCTGACAAACCCCAGTG gtttttagacATTAGTCCGGAAGGCAAAGTTCCGGTGATAAAGCTTGACGGCAAATGGGTTGTTGATTCAGACGTCATCGTCGGGATCATCGAGGAGAAATATCCAGAGCCTTCTCTAAAGACTCCTCCTGAGTTCACCTCTGTTGGATCAAAAATCTTTGGTGCTTTTGTGACTTTCTTGACAAGCAAAGACCCCAACGCCGGTTCCGACAAGGCTTTGGTTAACGAGTTAGAAACCCTGGAGAATCACCTTAAGTCACATCCTGGTCCTTTTGTAGCTGGAGAGAAACTCACTGGGGCTGATCTGAGTTTAGCACCAAAGCTTTACCATCTTGAGATCGCTCTTGGTCATTACAAGAAATGGTCAGTCCCTGAGAGTTTGACCCATGTTCGTAGCTACGCCAACGCTTTGTTCTCTAGAGAGTCCTTCGAGAAAACCAAAGCTAGGAAGGAGTTTGTGGTCGCGGGTTGGGCATCTAAGGTGAACAAGTGA
- the LOC108843572 gene encoding isoflavone reductase homolog P3, with translation MATEKSKILVIGGTGYIGKFIVEGSAKSGHQTFALVREASLSDPAKGKMVQNFKDLGVTILNGDLSDKESLVKAIQHVDVVISTVGLSQLMNQLNIISAIKESGKHIKRFLPSEFGNDVDRTLATGPAKSEFAMKTEVRRAVEAEGVPYTYVINNCFDGYFLATLAQCETRLTSPPRDKVTIYGDGNAKAILNKEEDIAAYTMRAVDDPRTLNKTVYINPPKNIVSQNDVVALWESKIGKTLEKTYVSEEELLKKIPQSPHPLDLLLALNHAIFVKGDQTWFTIEPSFGVEASQLYPDVKYTSVDEYLNQFV, from the exons ATGGCGACGGAGAAAAGCAAGATTCTGGTGATCGGAGGAACCGGTTACATCGGGAAGTTCATCGTAGAAGGCAGCGCCAAATCCGGCCACCAAACATTCGCTCTCGTTAGAGAAGCCTCTCTATCCGATCCAGCCAAGGGCAAAATGGTCCAAAATTTCAAAGATCTTGGCGTCACAATACTAAAT GGAGATTTAAGCGACAAGGAGAGCTTAGTGAAGGCCATTCAACACGTTGATGTAGTCATCTCAACCGTTGGTCTCTCTCAACTCATGAACCAGCTCAATATCATCTCTGCTATTAAAGAATCTGGCAAGCATATTAAG aGATTCTTACCGTCTGAGTTTGGAAACGATGTGGACCGGACGTTGGCGACTGGACCAGCGAAGTCTGAGTTTGCAATGAAGACTGAGGTCCGTCGTGCTGTTGAAGCTGAAGGTGTACCGTACACGTACGTTATAAACAATTGCTTTGATGGCTATTTCTTAGCTACACTTGCTCAGTGTGAAACCAGACTCACTTCTCCTCCTAGAGACAAAGTCACCATCTATGGTGATGGTAACGCTAAAG CTATTctaaacaaagaagaagacatTGCTGCATACACCATGAGAGCCGTTGATGATCCAAGGACTCTCAACAAGACTGTCTACATCAACCCTCCAAAGAATATTGTCTCACAGAACGACGTCGTTGCCTTGTGGGAGAGCAAGATTGGTAAAACTCTTGAGAAGACTTACGTTTCAGAGGAAGAACTCCTCAAGAAAATCCCAC AGTCTCCCCATCCTCTAGATCTTCTTTTGGCTTTGAATCATGCCATATTTGTGAAAGGAGATCAAACCTGGTTCACAATAGAGCCTTCCTTTGGAGTGGAAGCTTCTCAGCTTTATCCTGATGTCAAGTACACAAGTGTCGATGAGTATCTCAACCAGTTTGTGTGA
- the LOC108841027 gene encoding protein RADIALIS-like 6, whose amino-acid sequence MASNSKSSRSTWTFKQNKMFERALAVYDKDTPDRWHNVANAVGGKSAEEVKRHYDILIEDLISIETGRVPLPNYKTFESNSRGIK is encoded by the coding sequence atggCATCAAACTCTAAAAGCTCGAGGTCGACATGGACGTTCAAACAGAACAAGATGTTCGAGAGAGCCTTGGCAGTTTACGACAAGGACACACCAGACAGATGGCACAATGTGGCAAACGCGGTCGGAGGGAAATCTGCAGAGGAAGTTAAGCGTCACTATGACATCCTCATCGAAGATCTCATCAGCATCGAAACTGGTCGTGTTCCTTTGCCCAATTACAAGACCTTCGAATCTAACTCAAGAGGCATCAAATGA